A window from Sphingobacterium hotanense encodes these proteins:
- a CDS encoding RagB/SusD family nutrient uptake outer membrane protein gives MKRYKLYTYLFVGALALSSCGKDFLQKLPQGELSEPQVGNKEGVEGSLLGAYSILNGNVSGTWGNYASAPSQWLFGEVASDNAHKGSEGGDQPYMANIESYKATSVNDNLSTMWQVYYEGILRCNNTLKLLAADQSGTKEITEERAKQIQGETKMLRAHYYFYLWRIFKKIPYLDENTTADQALTIGNDVDVLPKIEEDLRFAVANLSEQKYNNDAGRMNKRAAQAYLGKVLLYNKKYPEALTLFNAVMAGTDLTSMPFWNNFDVTKENGPEALVVSKHAINSNGNAENGNVGDMLSGLSGTAPVNCCGFYQPTIDLVNAYKVDANGLPLLDNYRTNPYVSDFGLPASQKEDYELNVNLAFDPRLDYTVGRRGVQYLDWGTMAGDSWIREVVTGGPFVGIKTMVPKSLFGVQTAPGEYYITGLDVNIIRLADVYLMAAECEIEAGSLANALKLVNAVRARAATLAPKKTASGVNAAKYNVKPYPSFPDKNFALKAVRFERRLELAMEGHRFFDLVRWGIAKTTLESYSAFEGGIIPTYKNLVFNSNNEYWPIPQEELDRNSNLKPN, from the coding sequence ATGAAACGATATAAACTATATACCTATCTATTTGTTGGCGCATTAGCGCTGAGCTCATGTGGGAAAGATTTCTTGCAGAAGCTGCCGCAAGGGGAGCTTTCTGAGCCACAGGTAGGAAATAAAGAAGGAGTTGAAGGTTCCCTGTTAGGAGCCTACAGTATTTTAAATGGTAATGTAAGTGGAACCTGGGGCAATTATGCCTCTGCACCCAGCCAATGGCTATTTGGCGAAGTGGCGTCCGATAATGCCCACAAAGGATCAGAAGGGGGAGACCAACCTTACATGGCTAATATTGAAAGTTATAAAGCAACGAGCGTCAATGATAACTTGAGCACCATGTGGCAAGTTTATTACGAGGGCATCTTGCGCTGTAACAATACATTGAAATTGCTTGCTGCCGATCAAAGCGGTACAAAAGAAATCACTGAAGAGCGTGCAAAGCAAATTCAAGGCGAAACCAAAATGCTACGAGCGCATTATTATTTCTATCTGTGGAGAATCTTTAAGAAGATTCCATACCTCGATGAAAATACCACCGCAGATCAGGCATTGACGATTGGCAACGATGTTGATGTGCTTCCTAAGATTGAGGAAGACTTACGCTTTGCCGTTGCTAACTTGAGCGAGCAAAAGTATAATAATGATGCCGGACGCATGAATAAACGCGCTGCGCAGGCTTATCTTGGAAAAGTTCTTTTATACAATAAAAAGTATCCAGAGGCGCTGACCTTGTTCAATGCGGTTATGGCAGGAACAGACCTAACCAGCATGCCATTTTGGAATAACTTCGATGTAACAAAAGAAAACGGCCCAGAAGCGCTTGTCGTTTCTAAACATGCTATCAATTCTAACGGAAATGCGGAGAATGGAAATGTCGGCGATATGCTTTCCGGATTGTCAGGAACTGCACCAGTTAACTGTTGTGGATTTTATCAGCCTACTATCGACCTTGTAAATGCATATAAGGTAGACGCAAATGGTTTACCATTGTTAGACAATTACAGAACAAACCCTTATGTGTCGGATTTCGGCCTACCAGCAAGTCAGAAAGAAGATTATGAGTTGAATGTTAATCTAGCGTTCGACCCACGTTTGGACTATACTGTTGGCCGTCGCGGTGTACAATACCTTGATTGGGGTACTATGGCGGGCGATTCATGGATTAGAGAGGTAGTAACCGGTGGTCCATTCGTAGGAATCAAAACGATGGTGCCTAAATCTCTATTTGGTGTTCAGACAGCTCCGGGTGAATATTATATTACCGGCTTAGATGTAAATATCATCCGTCTTGCGGATGTATATTTAATGGCAGCTGAATGCGAAATTGAGGCAGGAAGCTTAGCGAATGCATTGAAGTTAGTAAATGCCGTTCGAGCACGCGCAGCAACCCTAGCGCCTAAGAAGACAGCTTCTGGCGTCAATGCAGCAAAATATAATGTTAAACCTTATCCATCCTTCCCAGACAAGAATTTCGCACTTAAAGCAGTGCGCTTTGAGCGTCGCTTAGAGTTAGCGATGGAAGGACACCGTTTCTTCGACTTAGTACGTTGGGGAATCGCTAAAACTACGCTGGAAAGCTATTCAGCATTCGAAGGCGGAATTATCCCGACCTATAAAAACTTGGTATTCAATTCGAACAACGAGTATTGGCCGATCCCGCAGGAAGAGCTTGATAGAAACAGCAATTTGAAGCCTAATTAA
- a CDS encoding proline dehydrogenase family protein: protein MDISTPTKLDFNNTEIAFKNKSDKDLNKAYWLFKMVASNTLIKIGTPITNFSLNIGLPITGIIKNTIYKQFCGGESIDDCYNAIQDLGKGNVTTILDYSVEGEDSEASFDETCKEILRTVVSAKTNPLISFCVFKPTGLGRFDLFAKIDAKQTLTSEEKAEYERLYDRCDQICKACYEADIPVLIDAEHSWIQDTIDDIAREMMEKYNQQKPIVYNTYQLYRHDKLASLKADFAYAETQNFFLGAKIVRGAYMEIERERAKENGYQSPIQPNKPASDNDYNDAIYFMLDHIDRIGFMAGTHNEESCRILTEELEKRNIPHNHPHVFFAQLLGMSDNLSFNLGASGYNVAKYMPYGPVKSVMPYLFRRAQENTSVGGQTGRELSLIMKELKRRKASR from the coding sequence ATGGATATATCAACGCCTACAAAGCTTGACTTTAACAATACCGAAATCGCTTTTAAAAACAAAAGTGATAAGGATTTAAACAAGGCTTATTGGTTGTTCAAAATGGTAGCAAGCAATACCTTGATTAAAATTGGTACTCCCATTACCAATTTCTCCCTGAATATTGGACTTCCAATAACGGGGATCATTAAAAACACAATTTATAAACAATTCTGTGGTGGCGAAAGCATCGACGACTGTTATAACGCCATCCAAGATCTAGGTAAGGGAAATGTCACGACTATCCTAGATTATTCGGTGGAAGGCGAAGACTCGGAAGCTAGTTTCGACGAAACTTGCAAAGAGATTTTAAGAACCGTTGTATCCGCAAAAACGAATCCATTGATTTCATTCTGTGTGTTCAAACCTACAGGACTTGGTCGCTTTGATTTATTCGCGAAAATTGATGCTAAACAGACTTTAACGAGCGAAGAAAAAGCAGAATACGAACGCTTGTACGATCGTTGTGATCAAATCTGTAAAGCATGTTATGAGGCAGATATCCCAGTCCTTATCGATGCGGAGCACTCGTGGATCCAAGATACTATCGACGACATCGCAAGAGAGATGATGGAGAAATACAATCAGCAAAAACCGATTGTTTATAATACATATCAATTATACAGACACGACAAACTAGCATCGTTGAAAGCGGATTTCGCATACGCTGAAACGCAAAACTTCTTCTTAGGTGCTAAAATCGTACGTGGAGCTTATATGGAGATTGAGCGTGAAAGAGCTAAAGAGAATGGGTATCAATCGCCAATCCAACCTAACAAACCAGCATCAGATAATGACTATAACGATGCAATCTACTTTATGTTAGATCACATTGATCGTATTGGTTTTATGGCAGGTACGCATAACGAGGAATCTTGCCGTATCTTAACTGAAGAATTAGAAAAACGTAATATTCCACATAACCACCCGCATGTGTTCTTCGCACAGCTACTAGGAATGTCAGACAACTTGTCGTTCAACTTAGGAGCATCGGGATACAATGTGGCTAAATACATGCCATACGGCCCTGTAAAATCAGTAATGCCTTATTTATTCCGTCGTGCACAAGAAAACACGTCGGTTGGAGGACAGACTGGACGCGAGTTAAGCTTGATTATGAAAGAGCTTAAGCGCCGTAAAGCATCAAGATAA
- a CDS encoding D-alanyl-D-alanine carboxypeptidase produces MKRIVATCCTLLVTLSVFAQNFSELSGLFQNSTVLNKHYVGFSLYDLSSKQFVYGQNEDKHFTPASNTKVFTLYTALKLIGDSIPGLAYVERGDSLIFWGTGDPTFLHAKFKDAKVFNFLKDSKKQLYYAATKSQEPFYRNGWSVEDYEYYYQPEVSVFPMYGNVIVFKEQAGKLELTPRCFDRYISYKQDTTSRFLIHRDYGSNVMDYNSVPLPKGYINEKPFHVTDSLLINLLQDTLKRPVALLHEPLALDAKMIYSVKTRDVIREMMLPSDNFLAEQLNMVASFVKNRAFHTKSLRQHMQEEFYRFFPDTIELRDGSGLSSYNKITPRSMVTLLNWIHADIPNEADKFYLFPAGGLEGTLKNVYPTPGGKPYVWAKTGTINSVHCQSGYIVTKKGSRFAFSFLNNNFLGSASPVRKEMVKIVNYIYENY; encoded by the coding sequence ATGAAAAGAATCGTTGCGACTTGTTGTACTTTGCTGGTCACGTTATCTGTTTTTGCGCAAAACTTTAGTGAGCTCAGTGGGCTTTTTCAGAATTCTACTGTGTTAAACAAGCATTATGTAGGTTTCAGTTTGTATGATTTGTCGAGCAAGCAATTTGTTTACGGGCAGAATGAGGATAAGCATTTTACGCCAGCGTCCAATACTAAAGTCTTTACGCTTTATACGGCATTGAAGCTGATAGGCGATTCTATTCCCGGCTTAGCCTATGTGGAGCGCGGCGACTCCCTGATATTCTGGGGGACTGGCGATCCGACCTTTTTGCACGCGAAGTTTAAAGATGCTAAGGTTTTCAACTTTTTAAAAGATTCTAAGAAGCAACTATATTATGCGGCGACAAAGTCGCAGGAACCGTTCTACAGAAATGGTTGGTCGGTAGAGGATTATGAGTATTATTATCAACCGGAGGTTTCGGTATTTCCGATGTATGGAAATGTGATCGTATTTAAAGAGCAAGCTGGCAAATTAGAATTAACCCCACGCTGTTTTGACCGCTATATCAGTTATAAACAGGATACGACTTCCAGGTTTCTGATCCATAGAGATTATGGCTCTAATGTAATGGACTATAATTCCGTACCGTTGCCTAAGGGATATATCAATGAAAAGCCATTTCATGTTACGGATTCGTTGCTGATCAATTTGCTGCAAGACACGTTAAAGCGGCCTGTTGCTTTACTGCATGAACCCTTAGCTTTGGATGCCAAGATGATCTATTCGGTAAAAACGAGAGATGTGATTCGTGAAATGATGCTTCCGAGCGATAACTTTTTGGCAGAGCAGTTGAATATGGTAGCCTCTTTTGTAAAAAATAGAGCATTCCACACTAAGAGCCTGAGACAGCATATGCAGGAGGAATTCTATCGTTTCTTTCCCGACACGATCGAGTTGAGAGACGGCAGTGGTCTGTCTTCGTATAACAAGATCACGCCTAGGAGCATGGTGACTTTATTGAACTGGATTCATGCTGACATTCCGAACGAAGCAGATAAGTTTTATCTATTTCCTGCAGGCGGACTGGAAGGTACGCTAAAGAATGTTTATCCAACGCCGGGTGGCAAACCCTACGTATGGGCAAAAACCGGTACAATCAATTCGGTTCACTGTCAAAGTGGCTATATCGTGACGAAAAAGGGGAGTCGGTTTGCTTTCTCTTTCCTAAACAATAACTTTCTAGGAAGTGCCAGCCCTGTTCGAAAAGAAATGGTGAAAATAGTTAATTATATCTACGAAAACTATTAG
- a CDS encoding RNA-binding S4 domain-containing protein, with product MQTFTLKGEFIQMIQLLKVMNWVEHGAMAQWVVEEGLVKYNGEVDLRKRLKVKVGDIVEFDGNKVKII from the coding sequence ATGCAAACGTTTACACTAAAAGGGGAGTTCATTCAGATGATCCAATTATTGAAAGTCATGAATTGGGTTGAACACGGAGCGATGGCGCAATGGGTCGTTGAAGAGGGATTGGTTAAGTACAATGGCGAGGTCGATCTTAGAAAGCGCTTGAAAGTTAAAGTAGGAGATATCGTCGAATTTGATGGGAATAAAGTAAAGATAATTTAA
- a CDS encoding MFS transporter: MKIIKKNDKRLIRSWSMYDWANSAYNLVITSTIFPVYYTTITSNKETGNDVVSFFGFELVNTALSNFALSIAYLLMAISLPFISAYSDAAGQRKFFMKLFTYLGAIACMGLFFFKIETLELGIIFFALAAMGYIGGVAFNNSYLPVIATPDQQDRVSAQGFAYGYVGCVTLQLICFIFVFKPDWFGITDPSLPARISFFLVGLWWISFAQIPFRFLPRNRPTIENEKLSFFVKARKEFTSVLNKIRQIPAIKRFLPAYFFYAMGVQTIMIVAAAFGEKVLNLGATKLIASILLIQLVAIGGAFIMSGLAKRFGNIKVLIFVVTIWIFICIAAYFLSNEYQFYGMAFLVGLLMGGIQSLSRSTYSKLIPTDVEDTTAFFSFYDVSEKLAIVIGLFTFGIIEQVTHNIRYSALCMSVFFIIGLLLLFRVLKFNKLQIIQRY; this comes from the coding sequence ATGAAAATTATCAAGAAAAACGATAAGCGATTAATTCGTTCATGGTCCATGTATGATTGGGCTAATTCGGCTTACAATTTGGTTATTACTTCAACCATTTTTCCTGTCTATTATACTACGATTACAAGCAATAAAGAAACTGGCAACGATGTCGTTTCTTTTTTTGGTTTTGAACTTGTCAACACGGCATTGTCGAATTTTGCCCTGTCGATTGCTTATCTTTTGATGGCGATTTCGTTGCCCTTTATCTCGGCCTATTCCGATGCTGCAGGACAACGAAAGTTCTTCATGAAATTGTTTACCTATTTGGGCGCAATCGCCTGTATGGGTTTGTTTTTCTTCAAAATTGAAACCCTGGAACTTGGTATTATATTCTTTGCGCTCGCGGCAATGGGGTATATTGGCGGGGTAGCCTTCAATAACTCTTACTTACCGGTCATCGCGACGCCCGATCAACAAGATAGGGTGAGTGCTCAGGGATTTGCGTATGGCTATGTCGGCTGTGTTACGCTGCAATTGATCTGTTTCATCTTTGTGTTCAAGCCAGATTGGTTCGGTATCACCGACCCATCCTTACCTGCGAGGATATCCTTCTTTTTAGTTGGTCTGTGGTGGATTTCATTCGCACAGATACCTTTCCGCTTCCTTCCTAGAAACAGACCGACGATAGAGAACGAAAAGCTATCATTCTTTGTTAAGGCGAGGAAGGAGTTTACATCGGTTTTAAATAAGATCCGTCAAATTCCTGCCATCAAGCGCTTCTTGCCGGCATATTTCTTTTATGCTATGGGCGTGCAGACGATCATGATCGTTGCTGCAGCATTCGGCGAAAAGGTGTTGAATTTGGGTGCGACGAAGCTGATTGCTTCCATCTTATTGATTCAATTGGTTGCGATCGGCGGAGCCTTCATTATGTCGGGTTTGGCGAAGCGATTTGGAAATATTAAGGTGTTGATCTTTGTTGTTACGATTTGGATTTTCATCTGTATTGCTGCATACTTCCTAAGCAACGAATACCAGTTCTACGGAATGGCGTTCTTAGTAGGCTTGTTAATGGGAGGGATACAGTCACTGTCTAGGTCGACCTATTCCAAGCTTATTCCTACTGATGTTGAGGATACTACCGCGTTTTTTAGTTTTTACGATGTTTCCGAAAAACTCGCGATTGTAATCGGACTGTTCACCTTCGGGATCATTGAGCAGGTCACGCATAATATTCGTTATTCAGCACTTTGCATGTCTGTATTTTTTATTATTGGGCTGTTGTTGTTGTTTCGTGTTTTAAAATTTAATAAATTACAGATTATTCAACGCTATTAA
- the aroB gene encoding 3-dehydroquinate synthase, whose protein sequence is MKKITSLGYDVVFEDDLNELQSFLIDHDYSQLLILVDRNTNDHCLPVLQASIPDILDYDIIEVDPGEENKNIDFCIGVWKTMLDFGADRKALMLNLGGGVVTDMGGFAAATYKRGIDFINVPTTLLSQVDASVGGKTGIDLDNVKNIIGTFTQPQAVFISTVFLKTLDDRQIRSGFAEIIKHGLIQDKDLYNKCRSLTLPVVPNEIVYESVQIKNKVITEDPTEKGLRKILNFGHTIGHAIEGYSLVNDQSPLLHGEAIAIGMICEAYLSHRVNNLDDTELEDIVQYLKAVYPAYSIDPSIYPVLVDLMRNDKKNENNQLGFALLRSIGDCDYNKYVDEDLIIESLDYYRNLTK, encoded by the coding sequence ATGAAAAAGATAACAAGCTTAGGTTATGACGTGGTGTTTGAAGATGATTTGAACGAACTACAGTCTTTTTTGATTGATCACGACTACTCCCAACTATTAATACTTGTAGACCGCAATACGAATGATCATTGCTTACCTGTGTTACAGGCGTCAATTCCGGATATTTTGGATTATGACATTATTGAAGTAGATCCCGGCGAAGAGAACAAGAATATTGACTTCTGTATCGGTGTATGGAAGACGATGCTTGACTTCGGTGCTGATCGAAAAGCGCTAATGTTAAATCTAGGAGGTGGCGTTGTTACAGACATGGGCGGATTCGCAGCAGCAACTTATAAAAGAGGGATAGACTTTATTAATGTACCGACGACATTGCTGTCTCAGGTAGATGCTTCGGTAGGTGGAAAGACAGGTATTGATCTAGACAACGTCAAAAATATCATTGGGACTTTTACTCAGCCACAGGCTGTGTTTATCTCTACGGTATTTTTGAAAACCTTAGATGACCGGCAGATTCGCTCCGGATTCGCAGAAATCATCAAACACGGCTTAATTCAAGACAAGGATTTATACAATAAATGTAGGTCATTGACATTGCCCGTTGTGCCGAATGAGATCGTATATGAGTCTGTTCAGATTAAAAATAAGGTAATCACGGAAGATCCGACAGAAAAGGGTTTACGTAAGATCTTAAACTTCGGACATACTATTGGCCATGCTATCGAAGGCTATTCTTTGGTGAATGATCAATCTCCCTTATTGCATGGCGAAGCGATCGCTATTGGTATGATCTGCGAGGCTTACCTTTCCCATCGCGTGAATAATCTTGATGATACCGAGTTGGAAGATATTGTACAGTACTTGAAGGCTGTCTATCCAGCTTATTCCATCGATCCATCGATTTATCCTGTGTTAGTCGACTTAATGCGCAATGATAAGAAAAACGAGAATAACCAATTAGGATTTGCATTGTTACGTAGCATTGGCGATTGCGATTACAACAAATATGTCGATGAAGATCTTATTATCGAGAGTTTAGATTACTACAGAAACTTAACTAAATAG
- a CDS encoding SusC/RagA family TonB-linked outer membrane protein: MGKSIKTISGSYIPKGLLRGGFLLSLGLLSFSNMAVAEGNLWNRISTHPLHAVQSTVKGRVLDANTKEPIAGATVKVVGKSTATSTDDAGNFEISASANDVLEVSYIGYLKASSVVTSVSQNITIEMGVDKTTFEEVVVTGYGAQRKKDLTGSVAVVNVSQLKSQPAATAVEALQGRATGVQIVNDGAPGSTPQIRIRGYSTINNNEPLYVIDGVPYEGKLSWFNQNDIETMQVLKDASAASIYGARANNGVVIITTKSGKAGKTLVNVDAYAGVGVPNRGAFPKMLSPQQVVDMKNTLFGTNNVVPDYLLAGAKNKDITPADVEMSKYYYNLKDANNFYQITKANKEGTNWFDELSQNAPIQSYQIGATGGSENATYAFSGGYLDQKGTVIHTGFRRYNGRTNTQFSALNKKLRFGENLQYSYTEGYGFGVNPNTAGGYIGEGSVMGFAYRIQNVVPVYDEGGNFAGTKGGWGNGQNPVAMSYRAKDNMNRQNFFFGNAFAEYDVIQGLTARTSFGIRYENYNGLSYNYPNPEFTEGSFNNGMSEYHGYTTEWTWTNTLNYKPNLGEDHSLNVLVGTEAISNRNRGINGSRNGYFILNSLDYFYLDAGSTNINNGGSGSVGSMFSLMGKADYSYKDRYLLSATVRRDGSSNFGENNLYGVFPGISGAWRISQEEFAQGAEWLTDLKLRAGYGVTGNQRISAYEYLARYRASLTQSSYPINNEVVTGIWKSNYQNPDIKWEQVKSLNLGIDFAVLQGDLDGSIDWYNKATEDMLFRVPLPATSVGRATSPYQNIGEMRNRGIEASLGYHYGRRQEKPFTLDITGTISTYKNEVVSLAPSITQVNYGAFRSMQTSLLKTGEEFGAFYGYQADGVYNDDAELSNSPIYPGARKGGAKYKDINGDGKIDPADRTIIGSPHPDFVYSLNLAAAYKDFDLTLFFYGSQGNDLYEATRYFTDFGVFNGQYSTRLLDAWSPNNTSSEVPSIIGQGDLNEMEVATSSLYIQDGSFLKLKNLQIGYNLNTTKLFGQNTSFNKMRIYFGATNLFTITKYTGLDPEISATPSDYPALGVDFGVYPQSRQYTLGVSLGF; the protein is encoded by the coding sequence ATGGGAAAATCAATTAAAACCATTAGTGGCTCTTACATTCCTAAAGGGCTGCTGAGGGGCGGTTTCCTGCTTTCTTTGGGACTTTTGTCATTCAGCAATATGGCTGTTGCCGAAGGTAACCTATGGAATAGGATATCAACCCATCCACTACATGCGGTACAATCTACCGTAAAAGGCCGTGTATTAGATGCTAATACAAAAGAGCCAATTGCTGGAGCCACTGTAAAAGTGGTCGGCAAATCGACTGCCACTTCTACCGATGATGCTGGTAATTTTGAGATTAGTGCTTCAGCAAATGACGTGCTGGAAGTTTCCTACATCGGCTATCTAAAGGCTTCCTCTGTTGTTACTTCGGTTTCTCAAAACATCACGATTGAAATGGGGGTTGACAAAACTACCTTCGAAGAGGTCGTAGTAACGGGCTATGGTGCTCAGCGCAAGAAAGATTTGACGGGATCTGTTGCGGTCGTAAATGTAAGCCAGTTAAAATCACAACCGGCAGCCACTGCAGTGGAAGCTTTACAAGGGCGAGCAACAGGGGTACAGATTGTCAACGATGGTGCTCCAGGTTCCACGCCTCAAATCCGTATTCGCGGTTACAGTACGATCAATAACAATGAACCCTTATATGTAATCGATGGCGTTCCGTATGAAGGAAAGTTAAGCTGGTTCAACCAGAACGATATCGAGACCATGCAGGTTTTGAAAGATGCTTCCGCGGCGTCCATTTATGGTGCTCGTGCTAACAATGGTGTTGTAATTATTACAACAAAATCGGGAAAAGCAGGAAAAACCTTGGTCAATGTAGACGCTTATGCCGGTGTCGGCGTGCCGAATAGGGGAGCATTTCCAAAAATGCTGAGTCCTCAGCAAGTTGTCGATATGAAGAATACCTTATTCGGAACGAATAATGTTGTTCCTGATTACCTACTTGCCGGTGCAAAAAATAAAGATATTACGCCGGCAGACGTGGAAATGTCGAAATACTATTATAACTTAAAAGATGCAAACAACTTCTACCAAATAACCAAAGCCAACAAAGAGGGAACCAATTGGTTCGACGAACTGTCGCAAAACGCACCCATCCAATCTTATCAAATTGGAGCAACAGGTGGTAGCGAAAATGCAACTTACGCCTTCTCAGGGGGCTATTTGGATCAAAAAGGAACCGTTATACATACCGGCTTCAGACGTTACAATGGACGTACGAATACCCAATTCTCAGCTCTAAACAAAAAACTCCGTTTTGGAGAGAATTTGCAATATAGCTATACGGAAGGTTATGGCTTCGGGGTGAACCCGAATACTGCCGGCGGATATATCGGGGAAGGTTCGGTAATGGGATTTGCATATCGTATTCAGAACGTTGTTCCGGTATATGACGAAGGAGGAAACTTCGCCGGAACCAAAGGCGGATGGGGTAATGGTCAAAACCCTGTAGCGATGTCCTACCGTGCGAAAGACAATATGAATCGTCAGAACTTTTTCTTCGGTAATGCATTTGCAGAATACGATGTAATCCAAGGTCTGACCGCTAGAACAAGCTTCGGTATCCGTTATGAGAATTACAATGGCCTAAGCTACAACTATCCGAATCCGGAATTCACGGAGGGATCTTTCAACAACGGTATGAGCGAATACCACGGTTACACTACAGAATGGACTTGGACCAATACCTTGAATTATAAACCAAACCTTGGAGAAGACCATAGCTTAAACGTGCTCGTAGGTACGGAGGCAATCAGCAATCGCAATAGAGGTATCAACGGCTCTAGAAATGGCTATTTCATCTTGAATAGTTTGGACTATTTCTATCTAGATGCCGGTAGTACGAATATCAATAACGGAGGATCAGGTTCGGTTGGCTCTATGTTCTCTTTAATGGGTAAGGCTGACTATTCTTATAAAGATCGCTACCTATTGAGCGCTACGGTTCGTCGTGATGGTTCATCGAACTTCGGTGAGAACAATCTATATGGGGTATTCCCAGGTATCAGCGGTGCATGGCGTATTTCTCAAGAAGAATTTGCTCAGGGTGCCGAATGGTTGACCGATTTGAAATTACGCGCAGGGTACGGGGTGACAGGTAACCAACGCATCAGTGCATATGAGTACTTGGCACGCTATAGAGCTTCTTTAACCCAATCGTCTTATCCTATTAATAATGAGGTAGTGACAGGTATCTGGAAAAGTAACTATCAGAACCCAGACATCAAATGGGAGCAAGTAAAATCATTGAACTTAGGTATTGACTTTGCTGTACTTCAAGGCGATTTGGACGGTTCCATCGACTGGTATAATAAAGCAACGGAAGACATGTTATTCCGCGTTCCTTTACCTGCGACTTCGGTAGGTCGTGCAACTTCGCCTTACCAAAATATTGGCGAGATGCGCAATCGTGGTATCGAGGCTAGCTTAGGTTACCACTATGGCCGCCGTCAAGAAAAACCTTTCACCCTAGACATCACTGGTACCATATCCACGTATAAGAATGAAGTTGTGTCCTTAGCACCGTCGATTACGCAAGTAAACTATGGAGCTTTCCGCAGTATGCAGACTTCTTTGTTGAAGACAGGAGAAGAGTTCGGTGCTTTCTATGGTTATCAGGCTGATGGAGTTTATAACGACGACGCGGAATTGTCAAATTCACCGATCTATCCAGGAGCACGCAAAGGCGGCGCAAAATACAAAGATATCAATGGTGATGGCAAGATCGATCCTGCTGACCGTACCATTATCGGAAGTCCACACCCTGATTTTGTTTACTCATTAAACTTAGCGGCTGCTTACAAAGACTTCGATCTGACCTTATTCTTCTACGGATCTCAAGGTAATGACCTTTACGAAGCGACTCGTTATTTCACAGATTTCGGAGTGTTCAACGGTCAATACAGCACGCGTTTATTAGATGCGTGGAGCCCGAACAATACGAGCAGCGAAGTGCCATCAATCATTGGTCAAGGCGATCTTAATGAAATGGAAGTGGCTACTTCATCGCTTTATATACAAGATGGTAGTTTCTTAAAGCTTAAAAACTTACAGATCGGTTATAACTTGAATACCACAAAATTGTTTGGCCAGAATACGTCTTTCAATAAAATGCGTATCTATTTTGGAGCAACAAATCTATTCACGATTACGAAGTACACTGGATTAGATCCAGAGATTTCAGCGACACCATCCGATTACCCGGCATTGGGCGTGGACTTTGGAGTTTATCCCCAATCAAGACAGTACACATTGGGCGTAAGCTTAGGATTCTAA
- a CDS encoding ThuA domain-containing protein, whose translation MKKYAVFIVLLMITLFGLSGISYAASKKVLIFTKTAGFRHDNIEKGVEVLKKLYAEIGIQSVHSEDANLFLSDSLATFDAVLFFSTTGTIFNEEQKVAFQKYIRSGKGFMGIHAATDTEHDWPWYNQLVGAYFLSHPKVQEAKLQVLNRKHPATEHLNMIWLHKDEWYDFKDVQSGLNVLMNLDEKSYEGGKMGEVHPIAWFQEFEGARMFYTGLGHTKESFDSIAFQKHVVGGIRYVLGL comes from the coding sequence ATGAAGAAGTACGCGGTGTTCATAGTGCTATTGATGATTACTCTCTTCGGATTATCGGGCATTAGTTATGCGGCGTCGAAGAAAGTGTTGATCTTTACGAAGACCGCAGGCTTTCGACATGACAATATTGAAAAGGGCGTTGAAGTGTTGAAAAAGCTCTATGCAGAAATTGGTATACAATCAGTGCATTCAGAGGACGCAAATCTATTCTTATCAGATTCCCTAGCGACCTTTGATGCCGTTCTTTTCTTCAGTACTACAGGTACCATCTTCAATGAAGAGCAGAAGGTTGCATTTCAGAAGTATATACGCTCTGGCAAAGGCTTTATGGGCATTCATGCTGCAACAGATACAGAACATGACTGGCCGTGGTATAATCAATTGGTTGGCGCGTATTTCTTGAGCCATCCCAAAGTTCAAGAAGCCAAACTCCAAGTTTTAAATAGAAAGCACCCTGCAACCGAGCATTTAAACATGATATGGCTGCACAAAGATGAATGGTATGATTTCAAAGACGTTCAATCAGGTCTTAATGTTTTGATGAATCTAGATGAGAAGTCTTACGAAGGCGGTAAAATGGGCGAAGTTCACCCCATCGCTTGGTTTCAGGAATTTGAAGGCGCACGGATGTTTTATACTGGGTTGGGGCATACCAAAGAATCTTTTGATTCTATCGCTTTTCAAAAGCATGTGGTCGGAGGAATACGCTATGTGCTAGGCTTATAA